A window of Armatimonadota bacterium genomic DNA:
AACTCGGACGTAGGCAAAAACGGGCTGCTGAACGACTCGACCAGAATGAAATCGTTGCCTAACCCGTGCGCCTTAGCAAATCGCATTACTCCTCATCGGTGGCATGTCCCTCGGGCCGGTCGTTGCTGTGCTCAGGCCTTCCGCCGTAGCCTGGCACCGGCCTAGACGGCACGATCGACGAGACCGCATGTTTGTACACTAGTTGCACCGGTTTGCCCGGACTTTCTAGGAGAATCGTAAATGCGTCGAAGCCTCGCACCAGTCCTCTCAACTGCACGCTGCCCATCAGATAGATGGTAACAGAGATCCCCTCCTTGCGAACCTGGTTGAGAAACATGTCCTGCAAATTGATA
This region includes:
- the hfq gene encoding RNA chaperone Hfq; protein product: MAKTINLQDMFLNQVRKEGISVTIYLMGSVQLRGLVRGFDAFTILLESPGKPVQLVYKHAVSSIVPSRPVPGYGGRPEHSNDRPEGHATDEE